A genomic window from Euleptes europaea isolate rEulEur1 chromosome 9, rEulEur1.hap1, whole genome shotgun sequence includes:
- the HMGB2 gene encoding high mobility group protein B2, producing MGKGDPNKPRGKMSSYAYFVQTCREEHKKKHPDSSVNFAEFSKKCSERWRTMSAKEKSKFEDMAKGDKARYEREMKNYIPPKGEKKKKKDPNAPKRPPSAFFLFCSEHRPKIKSDHPGLSIGDTAKKLGEMWSEQSAKDKIPFEQKAAKLKEKYEKDVAAYRAKGKGDAGKKGPGRPTGSKKKAEPEEDDEEEEEEEEEEEEEEEEEEDEE from the exons ATGGGCAAAGGCGACCCCAACAAGCCGCGGGGCAAAATGTCCTCGTACGCCTATTTCGTGCAGACGTGCCGCGAGGAGCACAAGAAGAAGCACCCGGACTCCTCGGTGAACTTTGCCGAGTTCTCCAAGAAGTGCTCCGAGCGATGGCGG ACAATGTCTGCAAAAGAAAAGTCAAAGTTTGAAGATATGGCAAAGGGTGACAAAGCTCGTTATGAAAGGGAGATGAAAAATTACATTCCTCCtaaaggggagaagaagaagaaaaaggatccCAATGCTCCAAAGCGACCACC GTCTGCATTCTTCCTATTTTGTTCTGAGCATCGTCCAAAGATCAAAAGTGACCATCCTGGTTTATCTATTGGGGATACAGCAAAAAAACTAGGTGAAATGTGGTCTGAGCAATCAGCAAAAGATAAAATACCCTTTGAGCAAAAGGCAGCGAAACTAAAGGAGAAATATGAAAAA GATGTTGCAGCATACCGTGCCAAGGGCAAAGGAGATGCAGGAAAGAAGGGTCCAGGTAGGCCAACAGGCTCAAAGAAGAAGGCAGAACCTGAAGAGGAtgacgaagaagaggaagaagaagaggaggaggaagaagaggaggaggaggaggaagaagatgaagagtaa